The following is a genomic window from Amycolatopsis acidiphila.
AGACACGAAACCTGCGCCGCGACCCCCGCGCGACCTACCACGTCACGACGCCCGACGGCTGGTCCTACGCCGTCGCGGAGGGCACCGCCGAGCTGTCGGCCGTCGCGCAGGACCCGCACGACCAGGCCGTCGAGGAGCTCATCGACCTCTACCGCAAGGTCGGCGGGGAGCACCCGGACTGGGACGAGTACCGCGCGGCGATGGTCGCCGACCGGCGGCTCGTACTGCGGATACCTGTCGAACGGGTCATCGGATCGGTGCGGTGACGAATTCGGAAAACTTCTTCCGCACTGTGGATAAATCCATCTTAGGTCTTACGATGTGTCTATGGGCAACGACGCACTGCTGACAAAGCTCCGGGAAGCACTCGGGAAGGACGCTGTCCTCACCGACACCGACGTCACTGACAGCTACTCACGCGACATGATGCCCCTCGCTCCGTCCGGACGGCCGCTGGCGGTGGTGCTGCCCTCGGACGTGGAAGGGGTCCAGGCGGTGGTGCGGGCCTGTGCGGAGGCGAACGTCCCGATCGTGCCGCGCGGCGCCGGCAGCGGGCTGTCCGGCGCCGCGAACGCGATCGACGGTTGCGTGATCCTGGTGATGACCAAGTTCGACCAGGTGCTCGAGGTCGACTCCGGCAACCGGCTCGCCGTCGTGCAGCCGGGTGTGGTCAACCTCGACTTCCGCAACACCGTGGAGAAGCACGGCCTGTTCTATCCGCCCGACCCGTCCAGCTACGACTGGTGCACCATCGGTGGCAACCTCTCCACCAACGCCGGTGGCCTGTGCTGCGTGAAGTACGGCGTCACCACCGACTCCGTGCTGGGACTGGAGGTCGTGCTCGCGGACGGCTCACTGCTCAGGACCGGGCGGCGCACGGTGAAGGGCGTCGCCGGGTACGACCTGACGAAGCTGTTCATCGGCAGCGAGGGCACGCTCGGCGTCATCACGCAGGCGACGGTCGCGCTCCGCCCGCTGCCGC
Proteins encoded in this region:
- a CDS encoding PPOX class F420-dependent oxidoreductase translates to MTDDAALLKLLADRPYGVLATIRRDGRPQLSNVTHFYEAETNKILVSITDGRAKTRNLRRDPRATYHVTTPDGWSYAVAEGTAELSAVAQDPHDQAVEELIDLYRKVGGEHPDWDEYRAAMVADRRLVLRIPVERVIGSVR